In Zingiber officinale cultivar Zhangliang chromosome 1A, Zo_v1.1, whole genome shotgun sequence, the DNA window ATATCTGAGAGCAAGAAGTGTAGCTCCACTAGATTAtaaaatttgatagaaaatagatCGAAATGCCATGAACATGTTACGACTCCACCAATTGACTAGAATATGAGAGTAGATTTTATTGGATCGAAAACTGTAGAGGATAGAGGGGGATGACAAAAAATTTAGTTAATGCAATAAAAAAGATTTATATGATTTAAGTATTGCTAGTGGTATAGCCTTGTAGAGGGTTGAATGGAGGGATAATATTTTTGAAGTCTACCTCAAATAATTAAAGCAATATGGCTTTATGAGAATGATAAATctaaagggatataaaaaaccattttaatttttttagttttggCTGTGAATATTTGGTAAATTAACAAATTGGTTGACTTGCTTCCATGTGTTCATCCAAATAATTTTACTGAAACCCTTGGCTAGGATTTGAAGTTCTTCAAATCCTTTTGCCTTCTGAAGTCCTTTTATTTATCATTGTGCAGTGAAAAGTGATGTATCAGACTATAACTATAAATACCTAAAACATATTTATTAGTCACCATTTATATAGATATGTCACAACTCGCGACACATAAAAATCCTGTTCCCATTTGCAAATGACTCAATTACTCATCAAACACCACTCATTTGAAGCTGTTCATATAATTTGAAGTCAATACTCCACGTACAGGCTTCAGACTCGTGCAATGAGATTTATGTCATCAAATCATCAACTGAAAATGGGAACATATTCAATGCATTCACTGTTTCATTTAGAAGTTACATACTAAATAGGTAAAATTCTTACAAATCCATGTGTCCTCGCAATTTCCATccttttctataacatttatgtTGTCATATACCAATTTCTCTTTTgttttcaatttatttatttttttaaaataagaaacTCAAACTTAATTCTGCTCTTGCACTCTCAACTTCTGTTAAAATGAAAATAATGTTTTGCAAACTAAACAGGAATTCTCTGATTGTTTTTCCCCATCTCTAGAGGGTTCTTTAcaatatttaaagaaaataaaagcaaaTAGAACCATAGTTCTAAATATTTAAAGAGTTAATGCATCACAATTGACTATTTCTGCATCCATTCTGAATTATTGGTGAGAGCTATTCACTGTTTCTCTCATTTTTAATAAAGCTAAtagttttattttatatattgcGGGTTTCTTTCCATCTTCTACAACtctcttgatgttcttgaattccttTTGggatttgtaatttgtaatttgtttgttttattatGAGGGCTTAACTATGCCTTTGTTATTGTGATTACTAAATTGTGCTGTTGGATTACTCAAAGAGATTGCTGTAATCCACTGATGCAAAAAATATTTGTTACTTCTTGTTAAGGTAAGCTTGGACATCCGAGTTGCAAGAGTGAGAATCACATATTTCTGAGTTTCATGGGTTCACGCATAATCACTCCTGAGGATGTTTTAGAGTCGCTAATGAATGATGGGACCATTGATGCCATCAGATTGAAGATTATTAACCAACTGAAGGCTAATGTAAGTGATTTGATGCACAAAATCATATGAAGTTTTATGTATTTTCAGTTATATATTGAAtgaaatttaaaatgtttgtcgcTTGTGTGTGTTTGATTGAAAGTGGTTTAGGTATGTTGTTTCTGTTGATTTTGGTATTCTTGTGCTTTTTCATGAATGGTTGATTTTTGGGTCAAACATTTAGTGTTCCGTTAATCATGTTACATAAGAGATGGGTCACTTAGCACTTATTCAAGTAGTTTTCAAGCTGCTGGCTTAAGAAGTTGAACATTAAAAttcaggaaaaaaaaatcaaatacaaTATTTGAGAGTGCAGTACATGTCACTTAATAAATGTATTTCATTTATGACATTGACAATGAAGTATTTTGTACACATCcatgaaatttatattttttttgccaTACCTAAATTTTGACATCTAATTTCAGGAAGAACTTAAAAACAATACAATCACAATGGTAGAGCAAAGCAAGGTTCTTAACACCCCTGGTGCAGAGAAACAGACTAAGAGAGAGCTATTTGATGCATTACGGCGTGAACTTGAGTGAGTATCGCTCTCCACTGAATATGCATATTACCCTTTTCTTCTAGCTTCCCCTTATGAAATTTCCTTTGTTGTTTCTAATGTGGATAGCTATTATAACCTTTCTACTTTTTAAGTTTGTCAGAGTCAGCATATGCTTATTTAAAGTTCAATTATCACTTTCAATATTTTTCTTGAATCATCAACTTTTCATGGCTATTAATCCTATTATTTTTAGTGTCTAAGCCTATCTTCTGGCTGACAAACCTTCCAAGTCTCCTTAGAAAAATGAGGTGTCATTAAACATCATGAGTGCTTAATCATTCGCATTTCATCAAATAAAAGGGGGAAGCACCAAGCTTTAGAATGCCATTTGTGGATTCGGCTTGTACTGAGTACTGAGTTAACTCATCTGTAAGCAATTTTTGCAGAACTCAGGTGCTTGAGAAGGCATCACGGGCTGTTTGGGAGCTAATTCTTGACGAAAACGGCTTGGGGAAGGAGATCAGTGAAACAGTTGAAAGAGTTTTCTGTAAATTAAGTGGCCGTGAGCTGTTGCCACCACCCCAGCCTACTGGAAGTTTTGCTCAAGAGTCGAACAAAGTACAAGAAACACAGGAAAAGGAAGCAGAGAAGGTGAAGGATATAGAGATGTCCGAGTCATCAGCAAAGAAAAGGACCTTCAGTGAAATGAATGCGAAAGGTACAGTAGCTGCTAATGGAGCGACTGACCATCCTCCTGCATCCCATGATGTTGCACCCCTTACATGATGTTGCACCACCCTTGGGCATTGTACCACCATGCCAACATAACAAATGCACTTGCTTGTTTGATTTTATGTAAGCATTTGCTAGGTGGATTTAATGTAAAATTTCACTCAGTCCAATTATTATTAGTGCCCTTGATTTGGTTTATAAAGAGGTCTATGAAAATATATGGTAAAGCTAGCAATTTCTTGCACAATATGACAGAACTCTTCTATATATTGAACTTTTGAGCTTTAGAAGCATTTGAGGTAATAGAAATATAACTTCAATTATAAATCCCCGTACAAACAGAAAATATGGTCGATCTACACAAACATGCATGAAATATCATTGCTACCAAAGAATAAAATGTTAATGTCATAATGTAACAATGTGACATGCACGGAGACAATTGGATGTTTGCTTGCATAGCCAACTCCAACTGCTCAAGCGATAAGTGATTAGGAGTGCAAATGAATTAAGTCATTCCTGAGCCACTCACGAACTACTTAGTCAAAATTTAACTCGAGCTCAAAGTTAATTGAGCTCAAGCTGGCTTGATTAGAAATCGAACAGATCTTACTAGCACGATGGCTCGTCAAGCCAAACGAACTCATaatgatatatatttttataatataatatattaatttgtttattaaaaataataaaaaatttgagCTCGAGTCCGAACTCATAATTAAATATCAAATAAAAAGTTTGAGCTCGAATCCgaagtcataattaaatatcAAACTTGAACTCAACTCTACCGGCCCAAGCGAGCTCGAGTTGAACTTGTACAAATCAAGCCGAGCTTGAGCCcgggctcggctcgtttacagccaCAGGATTGATCAAGCAAAGTATTACAGCTTGTACAAACTTTGAAACTTTCAGAATGCTCATCAATCTGGCATACCAATTTCATTAAGAAAACCAATAACATATTTACATGTATAAAACTCTAGTCCGCATTTAAAACTCTGACTCACATTAAGAAGGCACGCAATTACAACTCCCAAACTACGAAGAGACCTTAAAACCCTGTTATTTAAGATTCCAGTAACTTCTATGTAAACTGATAAGATTAATTACATTAGACTAACTCTTAACGCCAAAATGATAGATTAAAGAAACCTCACAATCAATGTATTCACAATCCAATGAAAGCAAACCTCAAACCTCCATCGTTTTTTTGGAAGAATTAACAAATAACAAGCACGATCTAAACCGTGCAGTCATGCGGACATGATCTGGTTTAGGAGATCCCAATTGTCTTGCCCAAAAGCCACAAGAACAGACTAGTTTCAAGCATAAACACGGTGTGAAGCCAAGTCCTGTCCACTGTGAATCCAAATATCGTAATCCCTGCTCTGTTATTCTCCAAGTATGTCACTGTAATGAAGAACAAGACAATTCAGGAGCCAATGGAGTGTTTTAATGCAGATTCCAGGAGTAGGAATGGATGCATACCAAGTGCTTGTCTCTTTTGAAAGGAAATGGTGTGCGCATGCGTCGGCACGATCTTTGTTCCTTCGAGTTCATCCTCCTCGCTGCTGCCGCCGCCTTCTTCCTCGTCCGAGTAGTCATCGGCATGTGGGAATTGGGGGGCCGCCATGGCACTGGCCTCAGAGGGTGTCACGGGATCGACGGCGTAAGAGTCGATCGTGGCGCAGACATGCCATTTTGCTGCATGGCTTGTGAGTGCTTGGCCTTTGTGGGTGATCTTGGCCGCACTGCGCAAGCATATGAGTAAACCAGTGACGAGAACAATTGAACAGAGCTGCGAAGGCAAATTGATGTTTCAGTACTGGGAATTCTAAATCGAGAAAGATGAAGAAATATGGGGATAAGAAGAATTGACCGCGAGCTCGCCGGTGTTGAAGAGGTTGTCGTCGGAATGCCGGCGGGTGGTGACCAAGACTGCGGCGAATTGACTGGCCGTCACCAACACCATCCCCGAGAGGATGAACCCGCGGAAGTGGTGGCTGATGATCTTGAGCTGCCGCCTCAAGCGGAGGTGCTCCTTCAGCACTGGCATCACCTCCGACTCCTCCCGGAACACCGCTGCGAATTCTTGCAGCCGCAGGATGTGGAGGCGGCAGGTGGATCGGAACACCGCGCAAGCTACCAGGAAGCTCGCCGAGCGGTACGCCCACGACGTCAGCTCCAGCACGCACGCCACGCACCCCGTAGCCACCGGGTCCTTCCAAAAGGGGATTCGATCGACGCTGAAGGCGTACCACCAGATCTTGTAGGTCACCTCCGCGGCGAAGCAACTCGCCAGGAATAGGGCCAGGAAGCGAAACGACCGGCGGAGCTGGGCTGAGTGCGCTGCGCGCGCATGCGCGCTCTCCATTGCGACCTTGTCGAGGAAGAGAAAGCGGCAGAAACCACGGCGGCGGGTGGCGGCGGAGAGGGAGAGAATGGAGAGGGCGGCGGCAGCGCTGAGGGAAAGCTGGACGACGAGGTCGTAAGGGCGGCGGTGCGGACGGTAAGAGAGCACGAAGTGGGACACGGTGGGGACAGCCACCGCGAGGACGAAGAAAACCACCCACGAGACCGCCGCCAGGCCGGCGTTCGACTGGTCGAGGCACATCCACCGGAGGCAGGACCGGAGTCCGAAGAGCTCGTCGCCGTCGCACTCCAGGTGCGACTTCATCGCCGGGAGGAATGACGCCGCCTCCTTCCTTGCCATCGCAGAGCTCCCAAAATTTGGGCAGACGATGTGATCGACGAATTGCTGAGCTCGAAGCAGAGTAACACAAACTTAGAATTGGTTCGTTCACAGGCAGTGGATGATTTGGATGAACTGAACGTGATTTTTcaacaacttttctttggggtcaaaTTTGCAGATGCATGCAATTACGATCGATAAGAATGGAATCGAAACGAATAAGAACAATGCTGCATACGGAGAGGGCAAAGGCGATGGATGAGAAAAAACAAAAGCGGGTCGCCGGAGGATGCCAGGTGGCTTCTCGCCTGGTGTCAAATTACTTGTCCTGTTGTAGTTCTGACCCATTAAAGTAACGAGTAGATGATGAAGTGTGGCACAGCACAGCAGTGCATGAGCTCTCAGCCATTTTAAAATCTTCGGCACTTGACAGATCGTTTGTTCATTACACGCGTCGCACGAAAAAAATATAAAGACAACCAGCAATACGTCCAAGGTGTTGCTTCGTAACAAGAAGATTcatccaaaacaaaaaaaaattcagtGATCTCTCATACTAAATTTGGACCTTCACTGTCGCCGGAAAAATAATTGATCCCGTCCGTCTGAAAATTGAATCGGATGAGGGTGGGTCTCGATGTATTGAAAATTGATGGAAAGTTGTGTTACATTCGATTTATGTGACAATCTCCAGAAGAGTTCCCACGGACAGATGACGAAGGGTGATGACCAGGATGATGACGCtagggctctgcgcacactcagatgaacccacgagtcgttagagacgaGAAACCAAGAAAAAAGTCTCTGggtcagaccctccgacgctcaagtcaggtattttttccccagaagcacagagaaaagacgaaaagtaaagacgagtAAGAAATGATGAGTGaatgtacctgcgtaagggacaaaacaTCTCTTTTTATAGTGCAACAGATGTTTCTGGGGTCTGGCAGGTGTTAGGGAATGTCGGTTGTCAGACTTTATCTGATGGTGAATGACACGCGACATCTTCTCATAGGTCGGCGTCAGGACAAAAGGGgtaatgagccccgactgttggcatattccctgacactctgATTATTTTCTGACAGACGGTTACGATTCCCTTGCTTGTCATGTAGTGTCTGGTATCCTCCGCTCGTGATTGCTAAGCTGGGTCTTTATACTTGCTAAACCCGATCTGATATCTTGCAAGCCCCGATCTGGTATCGCCTCCCGACCCTAGTTCGGTTCTGTTTATCCCGACTCCAAAGCTGTACGTCTGACTTTATCCAACCTGACCTGTATACCTGCATCCAATTCTGCTTATCTTGGACCATGAGTCTATTAATCCTGACCTGTACCTTTAGCTGGCACATCCCGCCCTGCACGTTTCATCGCTCCAAGTATCCTGCATCCGAGGTAAGCAcactcccgacctgtacgctcggTCTGCATACCGACTtgcttctgtctgctgttatccatggcttgtacgttccgacctgtacgccaggtctgtattccgacctgcttttGTCTTCTGTGATCCCTGTctcgtacgttccgacctgtacgccaagtTTGTATTCCGACCTACTTCTGTCTGCTATTATCCATGGTTTGTACGTTCCGacttgtacgccaggtctgtattccgacctgcttcttgttggttgctactcggagaattttggatcgctgcggaacttaacacgtttgatccaaaacttaatctatttgttctttaggttttgacttggatctcggACTCTTACACGCTCGACCTAAGTCTCCTTGTTAATTCCATTAAATCCGTGCCCACTAGTGGTGGCGATATCTtggggagcaaccaccaccgactagacaaaacctttaatagaaagctaatatttaatttcctaaaataactttaggttaaccaaagagaacaatcaaatcacaaggaaaagaaagaaaataaaagaacacaacatcgaaaaacatattcgaaatactaattaagcctcttgtatttggtattatttccataaataactagcatgatgcggaaataaaattactagttataccttgtagaaaaacctcttgatcttctactctTCTAACCTCTTGACGTGTGGGCAAGCGATCTTAGacgaaaccaccaatcaccttcttctcctcctagctaggttcgccaacaaagaggaagcttcaccaaggaagaaaatcaaaatactaaccaagctcaagagatgctagctttctcttcttcttcttcttctccgagtagtatccgccaccagagctccaatggaagagtagggttcgccaccacaagaggaagagaggttggcaggaacaaaagagagaaataatagatgttgtgtcctgtgagcaccctcaccccttcttttatattccttggcctaggcaaattaggaaatttaattacaataaaattttcccttgacatgatttaatttagaaaataaaataaattttccaaatcaatcttcaatggccggccatcattagagaaaaattggacaagttttaatcaacaattaaaacttcctaatttgtttcgaaattttaaaaataaaattctctttAAATTCATGGTTgattaaaggaaatttctataattttaattttatcaacatgtgaataatttttaaagaaaaataaaacatttctcCATCTAAATAGGAAAGAGATCTCTTTTCTTTAatcttgtagatcttttacaagagagatattttaattttaaattatctttaaattatatataataataaaaattaaaattaaaatccctttttaatttaccACTTCAAGCTAGGACCACCAATATATATACCCTAGCTAGGCAATTGGCTTACGACCCCTTAATCAGTGGATAACCcctgggtataggtgggtatagaactctacaagaagaggctacgatagggacgggAGGTGGTTTTGGTCTCGATAAAATTAGCATCCGTGTGCTACACacgaacttaattttatcaatgataattcattccactagagaactatcattgaactatcaCCATCCTAAATTacgctccttcttattatgtgtgttagtcctgtgtttaagat includes these proteins:
- the LOC122021457 gene encoding uncharacterized protein LOC122021457, giving the protein MGSRIITPEDVLESLMNDGTIDAIRLKIINQLKANEELKNNTITMVEQSKVLNTPGAEKQTKRELFDALRRELETQVLEKASRAVWELILDENGLGKEISETVERVFCKLSGRELLPPPQPTGSFAQESNKVQETQEKEAEKVKDIEMSESSAKKRTFSEMNAKGTVAANGATDHPPASHDVAPLT
- the LOC122001447 gene encoding uncharacterized protein LOC122001447, giving the protein MARKEAASFLPAMKSHLECDGDELFGLRSCLRWMCLDQSNAGLAAVSWVVFFVLAVAVPTVSHFVLSYRPHRRPYDLVVQLSLSAAAALSILSLSAATRRRGFCRFLFLDKVAMESAHARAAHSAQLRRSFRFLALFLASCFAAEVTYKIWWYAFSVDRIPFWKDPVATGCVACVLELTSWAYRSASFLVACAVFRSTCRLHILRLQEFAAVFREESEVMPVLKEHLRLRRQLKIISHHFRGFILSGMVLVTASQFAAVLVTTRRHSDDNLFNTGELALCSIVLVTGLLICLRSAAKITHKGQALTSHAAKWHVCATIDSYAVDPVTPSEASAMAAPQFPHADDYSDEEEGGGSSEEDELEGTKIVPTHAHTISFQKRQALVTYLENNRAGITIFGFTVDRTWLHTVFMLETSLFLWLLGKTIGIS